In the genome of Corticium candelabrum chromosome 18, ooCorCand1.1, whole genome shotgun sequence, the window TGACTGGTCCTTGAATAAGCGCCgagtttgatgttggttgcGAGGCTGGGTGCTTTTCTTTGAGAACATTCATGGCAGTTTGACCATTAGACCCTTCCACTATTTCATCCATTGCCAAGATTCCTCCATTGGTATTGTCTGACAAATATCTAAGAGCAGCGTTCACCTTGCCTTGAACCATTAGGCGACTGAATATTCGTTCAATCTGTTGATTTGAAGGGGGTTTCTTTGATGACTCTAGGCGCTGCTGTATACCTTTTCCTTTCCTAAACAACTCATCAAATCTTCCTTCCTTCCACAAGTTCAGTCGACGCTGGAGGTGATGGACGTGATCCCTGCTCTTTGATTTTGCACTTGGTTTTTGCAACAACAGGACTTACAAGACAACGAAAGCTTTCAGTGCAATAACTTCCATAGCTGTTGCATTGCTATATGCTTGTAAAAGATTACACATTTCAGAAACAAAATCTTTTCCAACTCGTCCTGAAGGTACAAGGAACAGATTTTTTCTCCAAAAGACGACGTCGTCATAGATTCTGGACAATTCCTTGCATGCTTCCGAGCCATCTAAATCATTCCATTTGAAACTTGTTGCGGCACACTTTTTAAATGGTGGCAGGTGAAATAAAGAGGTGTGAGAGCTGTCCGTTGACGGTACAGGAGATTCACAACGCACGGTGGTGGGAGTTCCTTGGCAGGACATCCAAGACGTTGAATTTCTGTTGCCTGAGGACGTGACATTTGAGATACATGTCGGAAGGCTAGATCTCCCAGAGATTGTACTTTCATTATCATATGGCCTTTGTAATCTCACAGGGCTACAGATCCCGGATATTATGTTGCTATTGCCAGATCCGTTGTTATACCGTCGAGACGTGGTGTTTCTGTTGACAGATGGCATTTGACAAGTCAACTGTTGTTTATTCAGCTCATGGTACGGTTTGCATTTGGAGAGATGCTGATTCAGGCGTTGAAACCAGTGTCTGCATCCGGGACATTGAGATAGCCGTAATTCAAATTTGAGATGCGGTGGAAAGTCGTCCGGGTCATGTACCAGTCTAAAATGCTCAAGAAAACGGTTCTTTGATCCGGTCCATGCACAACCTGTACAATTGCATGAGATAGACAACCAGGAGTTGGTACCGGAGATTGGCGGCGGAGAAGCTGTTTGAGACATGTTGATGGCCTGTTAAAAACTATAGTCTTGAGGTATTTAATCGTGAAAATGAATAACCACGAGCCGACTAGGTCAACCGACAACCAGCGATCCTAGCACAATCCGTGCcatggctggctggctggctggctggctaggtCTATCACGCTACTCCTAGGAATGTGCCACTCCTCCTTAGTGTGAcccaatcacgaagcattaactcctttatgtcgtacgtggcaaccagagacaatggacgaacagccaaccGTAGGCGCGAAACTttcttgagagagttttattaCGAAAACggtgtaatttatgtttgcgaTTCTTAGGTCTTGTCGGAAATAACAACAGAATTCAcatgtctgcaactgctgacccaaaatcgatcgctttcttggttttaccacatttatacgggaatctaacattacgtagcCTTGAGCGATTTTATGACCCGTATATGATGACTCTGtagactatttacggactttgccGTCACGCGAAACAACAgtctcgtgcccagtcctcctccgcgctaggttgcttacgTACTTaagccaaccacacgtgtgaaaccacatgaacctatacacacgtgacagctagcgcacgtggtgtaagcaacctagcgcggaggaggactgggcacgagtctagtcGCTACGTAGGATTTTAGATACATTTAcaggtagcacgtctagaaagaaaatagcgtgtatattcatGATTCTTCGCGACAACTACtccaccggcgtagcgtggaCCTCAAGTTTGGGGGCCATATCAATTAGACTgcagaccacgcccatttcttgcacaaagccacgcccatttctattTTCTAGCTCTCGCTTTGTAGATATCTAAGTAAATTAGCATCAATTTCAGGTTGCAAATAAACTGTGGGACTGAGTACCGTCAATGTGTGTctaaaggagtggaaacactgtcaccgtccgtgccaaaaaggttttcatCGCTCGTTGCGATCGTCAAAACTAGGTcgcatctcgatgacaatagaatctagaagaccaattcagtgcaaacgatgttgaccaattttagcatttcgcaATCTAGCGAGCAATCTAGGTCTAGCTAtagtttttaaattaatagatAGAATAAATCTGTGGAGAACgtaccgtggagtgcaagcaaatcattaggtagtGGAGCCGcaggagattccattctccggtcaatcgggttgtcgaccgTAATTAACTACACTTACTTGAAAAAGAATTAATGGCtaggcttctgcatgcctttttgatgcggtcttctttgactctgccattgccggatagcgacgtctcaaataagtgatggtcatgcgcaATTTAAGTGTCCACAACTttctcgacactggttttatcatactgaaataatGATGTATATTGTCACAGACATATAGTTAGCGTCGTTGTCCAttgtcaacatactactctgaaATTAAgaggactgtcactgtttagtaacttataCGGTAGttatagttctgcttgaagcgAAGTGACACGCCCAGAATGTTTGGGGAACTATAGCCCGCCAACATCTCCCCAGCCCCTCCCCAGCCCCTCCCATCCTCTCCCCAGTCCCTCCCATCCCCTCCCCAGCCCCTTCCCAGCCCCTCCCCAACCCCCCCGACGATACGCCGGTGACTACTCCATGCACTTAGTGTACGagtggtgttcaggactttgaaggctcatagctgtagaagcgacggtgtaaacacagcttcaattactagttaatgaattaattagataagttaattaattaatgaatagagaagcactacagtgctaaaccgtTATCTGTAATATCAtcatatctcgtcacgtgataatatTCTGCACTGAGGtatttagcccaacccactgcTGTCAGAAGGTTTCCAATGTAGGTCAGTCGctttcgtccgacaaacagatgcGCTGTCATCGACAATTCGCGAATTCCCGTGAAGAGCCAAATTTCTGTGAAGACTAGCCACgtacaccgaaaattcaagctgtcagactgtaGAACCACTATCTATGCAGAAATActatggaacaagccaaatatTACAAGTCAGGTAGCCTCGATGCTAGGCCATCTTCGAGTGGCACGTGAAATACCCGGCAACGCCAGCGataacatgcatgcactacaTTCTCTGACCCATTAGTCACACCCACCGATTAGTCAATCTGGTTACACGTACAGTACGGGCGAGAGACGGGTTACCGGGTATcaaatgcgggagatttggcAGCTCTGCTTACACTGCgtttggaagcacattgctaattctactgtacaaccaaagGGTACCCGAAACTGGAAAGGGGTCAATTTCTCGTTGCCTAGGGTTCAGCACTGTTAGTGTTCCCTTTTTATTCTCTCAGTTGTTAATATACTGATCGGCTCGCCCCAGACTGAACTGAACTGATTTACTTATACAGGGGAAGTACACTTCCGCCATCTGGCGAATCCACCAGACACCCTGTCTATGATAGGGTAAATATATACAAGGACAAAAGTATACAGAGTATAAAAAACTGTGCACAGTAAGTACAAAGAATGCAAAGAGGTATATACAGAAGTATGTTCAAAGAACTAACTATTTAGGTGACTAAGGATGTATTTACAAGAAGGTTGGAGGGTTCAGACGGTGCTGAGCCTTATGAAGTCTAGATTTGAAAGACGAAAGCATCTCTAGTTGGAGAAGACGTAGTAGAGATGATGAGAATGAGTTCCACAACTGTTGACCACGGTAAAAATGAGACCTTTTTAGAGCGTTGGTCCGTGGAGAGTTGACTTGAACACCTCCTTCGGAAAGACGAGTCAAAGGATATTGGCTATGTAAAGAAGATTCAGGGCAAATAGCAATAGCTGATAGTCTGCGGAGTTAGGCCATTGATACATTTAAAAACTAGAATTccaagttgtttgttgtgtcgaAGAGTAAAAGGAGAAACAATGAACTTATGTTGGAGGTCCTCCACGTCACCAGTGCAGTCATAGCGGCGAAGACCAGCTAGGACACGAATGAATTGTTTCTCAAGCAGTTGAAGacaatgtctcacactgtgTGAATTGTCTGACCAGATCACCGAGCAGTAATCCATTGCCGAGTGAACAACAGAAGTAATATAATTCGTTTTTGCGTGAAGTGATAAATTCCGACTGCAACGACGAAGGACACAATCTTCTTTGAAACTTGAgcaaagaggttgttcataTGTGGACGCCAGCATAAACTAGAATCAAAGTGAACACCAAGGTAGCGAGCACTGACTTGTGATGAAACGGCAGACGAAGCAACCTTGACCGATAACAGCGATTGGTTTTTGGAACACTGAAACttcaaaaacaacacaaattcaCTCTTCTTTGTGTTCGACCTCAAGAGATTTTCTGAACACCAGACAGTAAGGGGTGATAAATCCGATTCCAAAGTAGCCACCACTTTTGCAGGGGAGGGGCCGAGGAGTGTAAACAGGTGTCATCAGCAAAGAGCAGAAGCTTGCAAAACTATTGAGGACATCCGGCAAGTCAAATGTATAAAGGATAGCAGCAGTCCCAGCGTTGAGCCTTGTGGGACTCCACAAAGACACAAGAATTCCTGAGAGTGGTCCATTTCATTTTTGCTGACAAATTGCTGACGATTGTGAGAAGGTAGATCTTTAAACCACAACTGGGAAAGGACATCGAGACCACAGCAATTCAATTTCTGCAGCAGCCGACAACGATCAGCTGTATCAAAAGCCTTGCAATTGCTGATGTCCAAGAACATGGCTCCAGAGAACAGGGACGCATCCTTAGCTGACAGGAGATCGTTGACAAATATGCCACAAGCGTGCTCAGTCGAGCAATATTTACGAAGGCCAAACTGATGTTCAAGAAGAAAGCCATTTCTTTCTAAATATTGACATAGTTGATCAAAAACTAAACCTTCAAAAACTTTAGAAACAGAATACAGTAGAGAAATTGGACGATAGTTGGCCGGGTCGCGAGGGTCTCCTTTTTTTAAGACAAGGGTGATCATGGCTAGTTTCCAATCAGCTACAAACGTGCCCTGAGTCAAACAAAAGTTAAAGAAATGCGTCAACGAAGAAGCAATAACCGAAGCACCCAACATAAGGAAACGAGCCTGGACACCATCACAACCATCAGCCTTTCCGAGGTTAAGCAGTCGTTGCTGAACATCGTAGATGTCAATGATTTTGAAAGAGAAGTAGCAGACGGTTTGGTATAGCCCGGCCGGGAAACAAACGGCCCCAACAATAGATCTAGAAACATCAGCAATTTCAGCTGAGGAAGGTTCAGGAGGAACCCTGGCTGCTTTCCAAAATTCCCGCGGTTTGTTCTTAACAGAGGCCAAGGATTCTCTAAAAAATTTCGACTTTGGTACCGCAAGCTCTTTGCAAACCTTGGACCTAGCTCTCTTAAACAGACTCTGGAAGTGAAGCCGCTCTTCTTGAGATCTTAAAAGCTGAGAGATGCTCGATAAAATCTATCTTGTTGCTGGATGTAATACAGAATCATAGAATTTATCCAAGGAAGAGACGGTTTCAGACGACAACGTTGTTTCTTCAGAAGAGCATGGCGATTCACAACTTCAAGAAAGAGTTCTTTCCAGATGCTCCATTTGTCATGAATATCCTCAAATGGTTCAATCACAGACCATGGCACTTGTTCAAAGTCACCTATGAAGTCTTCTTGGTTACAATTCTTCATATTCCGAACAAGTCACACAGGAGTCAGCCGAATACATTGAGAAGACTGATGACGGGTGATGACTAAGTGATGATCAATAATCCCCAATGAATCCAGGGATTCCGCAGGAGAGCAAAGGGAAGGCTGGGAGACTAGAATGACATCCAGAAGAGATGCTAATGTTGCGGTCACACGGGTAAGCGATTCAACAAGATTCTGAAGTTGAAGAAGTCCGATCAGTAACGTCTTGTGGAGTATTTGAATTATTAAGGTCAATATTGATATCTCCCAGAATAGAGACGTCATCACTCAGAAGATACAGACTCGCAGTGAGAACTGATAAGTCAGTAGTGAAATCAGCAACAGAACACGACGGAGTGCGATAGCAGCAGGTGATGACTGATCGGCATCCACGACAAAGATGTACCACAACACTGACATATTCCGCAGTCAATGATTGAGTAAACGGGTGACTGTGATGTAGAAGACTTGAGGGCAAACGAAATGTATATTCCAACTCCTTCGCCATGACGTACGTGTGCCATCATCCCGAAACAGCGACGGAACTATCAGAAATTGTAGCGTCTAGCTTAGTTTCGGAGACACACAGCATACTGATTTTGCCAGTCACGCAGTGTGAAGGAGGAGTTCAATGTCATCCAGTTCTGAGAGGTGAGCAATCACCACTTCGTTCTGCTTATAAAATTAGATAAATTTTGTATTTCTCATAAAAGAGAACTATACGAGCCATTATGGTCAGAAGCACTATCGCAGTTGTTAATTCAAATAGTGAGGGACTCAGAGGAGTACCCGGACTCAGAGCATTTGAAACACATCCAAACGAATATAGTAGccttggcctcccagacccgtgtaacGTCGATTTATtgaattggcgctacacgcGAACCCGGGTCTGCacgtctgggaggccgaggctacgaATATTGAGGTCTACTCGTCTTTCGAGACAGAGATGCAGTTAGCATGAAACCAGCAATCACAGATATCGCAAAAGGATACCTTGGTGATTTGATCGAACACTCTTGTTACAAACTGCCTAGCCACTGCGTGCAGTGCATCCGGGACTTCAATCTAAAATTAAAGTGTTGTAACCAGGCTTGACTGGAAGCAAGCTTTGCGCATGCCAGACAAAAGAGCAATggatgtactgtacctgtatcGTTTGCAGTGCATCAGTCGTTTTTGAGGTTGCAGGGGGCGACACTTACTATTACAGCTGGTCTTTTTTAGCATGACTGGTCCGGGGCTAGGGTTCTATAGGCTAGGGTTTACTAAACTAGCGTAGGAACGGGGGACTCCGGTGGGGGATCTATCGTCTACGTATCTAGATCTACATGTGCAAAGTTGTAATCTACCAActttcaacaaacaaaatgacatgTTACGATTAGAAATGtcacaaacatacacgtgACTACATTCTAGGACACCATTCattacgcatgcgtaaacCGCCCTGTCCTAATTTGATTTGAAAGGCGGTAGTTGCAGCCCGTTCGATATCAGGTGTTGCAACTTGTATTGGTAGCTACATCATGAATACGATGGATCCTGTAACTCAGGTACAGTTTGTTTTTTGAATTTGACTGGTTGCATGTCGAGTCGTACTTGGAACTTGCGTCATCTGACACTTCCAAGTTCCGTTTCACCTTTTTATTCCTgagttcttccttcttcaacaAGCTGACGTCGTACTTTGTCTTCTACTCTCACAGAAACTCCTCGCTAAAACTGCACAAAGGCGTGCGGCTACTGCTGCGCGCAAGCGGTACGGATCAGAGTCACCTGTTCTTCGAGCTCTTGCAAAATTCGAACCAAAGCGGCGTTGCTTTGAAGATGCCGCCGAAGTCGAGAAGGAAAATGTTGCGACGTTAGAATATGCAGGTGATAGTGCGGGCAAAGGTGACAAAATTTGTGCGAACAGAAATGTGGTCGGTTCGTCGTATGACGATCCTCGTCTTGATGCAAAGACAGTATACTCACATGCTCATCGAAATCGATGTAACAGTAAGCAAACTTTGCAGAAGACCAACGAAATGCCGCCTAGTAGTAATGCTAGTGAGGCTGACTGTGGAAATGTAGGTAACGAGGGCGTGGTTACGGACACTCCAGAAGTTATAGAAGCCACGAAACGAGCAGTGACACCAGAGCCCGAAGCAGCAGCAGTGTGTGCCAGACAGATATCCGAGCTCACAGAGGCGATGAAACGAGTCAGACGTTCGACGTCAGAGACGAATATCAGTGAAGATAGAGATACGGGATTGAGTCATTCTGAGTATACGAGCAGTGCTAGCACAGGCTATGCTGCTGCAGAGAGTTTGAGTTCTAGTGTTGACGTCACATCAGACACGTCCTCGCTAGCTAGCAACGACACAGAATCATCTGATAGCGACAACATGGTGTTTTCTAGTCGAACTATTCCTAGAAGTAAATCTATAACCATGATGCTTCAGAACTCTGCTACAAGAGCCCGATGCAAGAACGAAGTTATCAAGGTAAGAATCAAGACAGTCATGGAATTACTTGTCACGACGACATGTCAGCTAAGAAACTGCATGATTCATTGAATGATTCTTTCTAGCTGCTACTTCAAGAATGTCTTGTGCAGCAAGACATTGAGCGACAAGCTAGTCGGGCTATAGAACACTGTGTAAATACAGGAGAGCTAAGCGGAGTGACTGAACAACTGGAAGCAGAGCGTCTTCTCCGGATAGCGTGTGAGTAGTCAGTAGCACCTCTTAGCTTGCTTTTTACCCACCATTGTTTTGATACGTGAGATGTGATGATGTAGTGATCATGCCAAGccattgttgtatatttcatTTGTCAGTCAACTAGCAAACGTTGTGGCTGCTAACTGTGCATATCCGGGTATTACGCAGTTGACACctaattgtggtgtgatctgCAGGTGAGAGAAGACATGGCTGTTTAGCGAAAGTTGAGGAACTGCGTATCAACGAGGCTTCTAGTTGCAGTAACAAGGCTCTGTTCCAACTACCTCCTTGCACAGCAGATATTACTCTATATGATATCCAATTGCCCTTGAATCCAGAATTTCTTTCGAAATTGAAGAACAAGCCAGGTACTGTACCAGTCTATAATAGCACACTGGTTTGTCTATAACTTTCATTTGTCTTTTGCAATTTGTTTGTAGATCGCCACTGTCATTCATTTTTTTGCCTTATTCGATTAGATGACATCAGTGTTACTGGCACCCATCTGATCTCAACCAATAGCCCAGAACAAAGCTACCAGGGCGGGTTAAAGTTTACCAACaaagttgttttgtatgttgtaCGTGTCTTTGTTGAGTATATCCACTATACTGTTCTGTTCGATATGGAAATGTTAAGTGTTCTATGGTGTGCCCCAAAGTCCCTTGGTGCATGGATGAAAATTACTCAGCACATAGTGTATTATCTCACATTTTATGGCATGCCACTATAGGTTTTTTAGATGGCAATCTGACAACCTGCAACTCCATTAAAGGCTGGGCTGAAGGTACCTTGGTGcaccagactgctttctgcatgtAGTGAGTGGAGAGTAGGAGGAGAGTCTGAGAAGAACAATTTTGTTACTTCTACTGAGAACTAGAATAGCTAGTATAATAGATAATAGGCTTGTGCAGAGTAGCTTGCTGTTACATCTAGGAGTGATTGTCTAGAACCCTACATAATTAAGtaacaaaattatttattgatttgcatACTTGGTAATTTTTCTATATTTTAATCttgtaattgttttgtatgtcAACTGTTTTTGTGTGGTGACTTGACTGTAAGTCTTATGTCTATATCTTTATTGACTTATGCGAAAGACAGTAGTTTTGCAGCAAGATGTCTAAGTTGCTTCTGGTTGTAGACATGGTGCATCACCAAATTTCAAGGTTGTTCTCGAAATTTATGGCATGGTAAGATGCTCACCAAGAAATGGCCTTTATAGTTTAATGTTAGTGTATTGCTTAGCAAACATGCATGTCAAATCAAGAGTTCAAGGCTCTTCATGGAGCTTCAACAAAGATGAAGAAACTTCAGTCAATATTGTCTTCGGTAAGCTACATCACTCAGTCTTCTGAACTTTGTTGAATAGTTTGATTTAACTGGATAGCAAAGTCATGCAAGTagcagggttctcgctagagatttttgggagcTTGGCGAGATGGGTGGGTCCATTacgcatgcagtctgctctttTAATACTGTTGGAAATGTGCACTGGAGCCAATCTCAGGTGAGGTGGACTTTCCATTGTAGCTATTGGGTGTAACATAGGTTCAACTGCCCTGGCAAAGAAATCAAATTCAATTGCCAGTAAGGCCTTCTTAGCGATGTTCGTAGATTGCACAAGTTTTGTAGACGCACTAATGGCTAAATCACAATATTGGCACTGACGCTCAGGTGAGCGTCAACGGCAAAGACACAGCCTTGACGCAGGTGGCATCCTTTGATGGTGAtactgacgctgacgctggaataggattcatttctattccagcatctGCCTTTTGTTAAATTTGTTTGCTCGGACAGAATGTCTGACCCGCAACATTTCACTTGGACAAAATGAGGTTTCGATCGGTCAAATGTCTGATGACCGACTGCTATATTCCTCCCTGGATTCTAGGGGTGCATTCGATTTGCCCATGCCAACCATTCTGGAATGAAGAGAATAGTTATTCCAAATCGAACACTCGTTCAATGCAAACCGTATTCCGGAATGAGAGATGCCTGCGCAGTAATTTCTGTACATCTGTTGTCATGGCTGACGAGCTAGTGTGCAtgtatggaattctcaaacattccttagctgtaagactttggacttctatctaccgtttctgagtGTGGCGAACTTCTACTGGATGGTGGTGCAGTGCCACGCTGCCACGCTGTAGCAAGAACCCTCACATTATAATCCTCAGTTGATTATGTGACACTAAACTGTATGTTTGTcgtgtgtatttatatttGGAACTGCTGTTTAGACAGAGTAGTATATTGCTGTTAAGAGGATGAACTAATGAAGCTTTTACATCGGTGGAAAGATGATTTGTTGTATAGTTATTAACC includes:
- the LOC134193996 gene encoding anillin-like isoform X1, which translates into the protein MNTMDPVTQKLLAKTAQRRAATAARKRYGSESPVLRALAKFEPKRRCFEDAAEVEKENVATLEYAGDSAGKGDKICANRNVVGSSYDDPRLDAKTVYSHAHRNRCNSKQTLQKTNEMPPSSNASEADCGNVGNEGVVTDTPEVIEATKRAVTPEPEAAAVCARQISELTEAMKRVRRSTSETNISEDRDTGLSHSEYTSSASTGYAAAESLSSSVDVTSDTSSLASNDTESSDSDNMVFSSRTIPRSKSITMMLQNSATRARCKNEVIKLLLQECLVQQDIERQASRAIEHCVNTGELSGVTEQLEAERLLRIACERRHGCLAKVEELRINEASSCSNKALFQLPPCTADITLYDIQLPLNPEFLSKLKNKPDRHCHSFFCLIRLDDISVTGTHLISTNSPEQSYQGGLKFTNKVVLHGASPNFKVVLEIYGMQTCMSNQEFKALHGASTKMKKLQSILSSARLNSPVLKKKFQGLAVQGQCQSQPNVASNEHGLSSELIGVRESRFVCLGRVELSSSNCRMTTFQLSDLQGDALLGPVHLNFSVEIHCNLQQKGFLTLYDGLLWHRRWAKLQDGVIQCWNDPEDVDKQDPTDVICLKHLEGGIASLATRDECARQHVFVLSSNSDRKLLAADSKEDCFQWISLMTELLDGLAVWSPLVSTNWSVYT
- the LOC134193996 gene encoding anillin-like isoform X2, which produces MNTMDPVTQKLLAKTAQRRAATAARKRYGSESPVLRALAKFEPKRRCFEDAAEVEKENVATLEYAGDSAGKGDKICANRNVVGSSYDDPRLDAKTVYSHAHRNRCNSNEGVVTDTPEVIEATKRAVTPEPEAAAVCARQISELTEAMKRVRRSTSETNISEDRDTGLSHSEYTSSASTGYAAAESLSSSVDVTSDTSSLASNDTESSDSDNMVFSSRTIPRSKSITMMLQNSATRARCKNEVIKLLLQECLVQQDIERQASRAIEHCVNTGELSGVTEQLEAERLLRIACERRHGCLAKVEELRINEASSCSNKALFQLPPCTADITLYDIQLPLNPEFLSKLKNKPDRHCHSFFCLIRLDDISVTGTHLISTNSPEQSYQGGLKFTNKVVLHGASPNFKVVLEIYGMQTCMSNQEFKALHGASTKMKKLQSILSSARLNSPVLKKKFQGLAVQGQCQSQPNVASNEHGLSSELIGVRESRFVCLGRVELSSSNCRMTTFQLSDLQGDALLGPVHLNFSVEIHCNLQQKGFLTLYDGLLWHRRWAKLQDGVIQCWNDPEDVDKQDPTDVICLKHLEGGIASLATRDECARQHVFVLSSNSDRKLLAADSKEDCFQWISLMTELLDGLAVWSPLVSTNWSVYT